DNA from Micromonospora nigra:
CCCGGCGGCTGTTCGCGGGCAACCTGACCCGTCACCCGGCCTACATCGGCCGGCCGCAACGCGTCGTCGGCTCGCTGGCCAACAGCGATGTGGTGACCGAGCGGACCTTCTGGATCGGCGTCTATCCGGGGATCACCCCGGAGATGATCGATTACGTCATCGGCACGCTCAAGGAGTTCGTCGCCTCGCACTGACCGAGCGGTTGCCCTCGGCGTGCCCGCCGTAAGCTGGCCGTTCCGGCCGGCCGGTCGGTCGCCCGCACAACGGTGCCGACAAGAAGGTGCTCGCCGACCCGGAGCTGCCCGACGAACCTCGCGGGCTGCGGAAGCTGCCCGGGTCAGGCTACGACGCCGGGTAGGCGAGACACCGGAGGCGCCGGCCCGCCGGAACGGGCCAGCGCCGTCATCCGACCGGTGAACTCACGCGCTCGCGGAGCTGAACAAGCGACGTGCTCAGCGCTTGACCGAGAAAGTCGAGGTCGGCATCGGTGGCATTCAGCGGCGGGGCCACCAGCAGGCCCTCTCCACTGCCGTCTCTGCCGTACCCGACGAACGGGTACAGCAACAGGCCGTTGCTCCTGGTGATCTTCAGAGCGTCGCCGACGGTGCCCGGGGCCAGTTCGATGCCGTAGAAGTAGCCGAGGCCACGCACATCCGTCACCACCGGAACGTCCCGCGTCGCCTCGGCCAGGATCTGACCCACCACCGCGCCGCGTACCTGGTCACGGTCAAGAGCACCGATCTCGTCCAGGACCGACAGCACCGCGAGCCCCACCCGTGCCTGCAACGGAGTCGCCGACATCGTGCCCATCAGCGGCAGCCACCTGCCACTCGACAGGATCGCGTCGGCCAGGTCCGGCGAGATCATCGTCGCAGCCAGGGGAATGAACCCCGCTCCGAGCCCCTTCGACAGCGTCACGATGTGCGCTTCCGCATCCGGCGTGTGGTGCGACCCCAGCGGAAGGCCGGTGCGGCCCAGACCGGTGAGGACCTCGTCGTGAATGACCAGGACGCCGTACTCGTCGCAGATCTCGCGGACCGCCCGCAGATATCCGGCCGGCGGAACGTACCCGCCTCCGGTGGTGCCGTTGACCGGTTCCATCAGTACCGCCGCGACGCTCTGAGGACCAGCCGCGACGATGGCCTCGCGCACGGCCTGCGCGCATTCGACCCGGCAGGCGGGGAACGGGCATCCGACATGCTGGCCGGGGTACGGCGGATCGAAGGCGGGACTGATGCCGAAGCTGTCGTCCTCGTGCGGCCGTCGTGAGCGGTGACCGGACAGGGCGAGCACGAACGCGCTGTTGCCGTGGTAGCCCAGCGACGCCGTCAGCACCTTGTGGCGGCTCGTCTCACCCCGTGAGCGCTGCGCCAGTCGGGCCAGCGCGATGGCGGCCTCGTTGGCGTGCGTGCCGGTGGGGGTGAACATCACGCGGTCGTGCGGCCTGTGCACGGCCCTCGCCGTAGCGGCGGCCAACTGCTCCATGTGGCTGGCCACCAGCGATCCCGCACTGGCGTACGTGCAGATGCCCGCCTGGTCCCTCAGTGCCTCGACCACCTGGGGATGGGCGTGGCCGATGTTCACGTTGATGATCCCACTGGACCCGTCGAGATAGCGCTGCCCGTCCGAGGAGAAGATCCACGATCCGTAGGCGTGGGTGTAGGCGATCGGCGGGATCTGCAGCCGCGCGGCCAGGAGCTGCGACGCCCCCGCAGCGTTCTTCGTACTCATGACAACTCCTTCGTCTGGATGGTGTCCGCCAGCCCGGGGGTGTGATCGACACAGCGCCTCGCTCTGGCGCCGATGTCCTCGATGAGGGCCGCCTGCTGCAGCGTCCCGCCACTGTCGGGGAACCGCCCCGAGCGAACCGCCGTCGCGAAGGCGCTGACCGAGTTCGCCACCTGGTCGTCGGGGGTCAGCCGGATCTCCTGAACGCCCGAGCTCCGCTCCAGCCGTATCACCGGTACGTGGTCGGCGGGTGGGGTGAAAGCATGCTCGACGACGATTCGTCCCGCGCTGCCCCACAGCTCGTAACTGGACCGGTAGGAATGGTCGAGGCCGAAGGTCAGCTGCGCTCCCACACCACCGGAGCTGTGCAGCAGAGCATGCCCGGCGGAGTCGACGTGCTGGCCGTGGCGGTGGGTCAGCACCGCCGAAAGCACCGTCAGGTCGCTGCCCAGGAAGGACATCGCTGCGCGTACCGGATAGACCCCGGCGTCCATGAGTGCGCCGCCGCCGAGTTCGGCGCTGTAGCGGACATCATCGGCCGGGCGCCTCGGCACGCCGAATGAGGCGTGGAAGGCGCGCAGGTCACCGATCGCGCCGTCCTCCAGTTGGCCCCTGACCACAGCGTGCTGGCGGTGGTGCGGGAACATGACGTTCTCCATGAGCACCAGACGGCGGGCCCGTGCCTTGGCGATCAGTCCACCCGTCCGGGACGCGCTGGTCGTCATGGGCTTCTCGGCGAGCACATGCTTGCCGGCGCTCAGGGCGTGGTCGATCCAGGCGGCGTGCAGTGCGTTCGGTAGCGGAACGTAGACGGCTTCGACCTCGTCAAGATCCAGGAGCGCCTCGTAACCCTTGACCGCGCGACAGCCGTGAGCTCGGGCAGCCTCCGCGGCCTTGTCGGGATCCCGGCTGGCTATCGCGGCGATCTCGATTCCCGGAAGGGCCGCCATGGCGGGGAGGACCTTCCGCCGGGCGACGCTCGCGCAGCCCATGATCCCGATGTGCACGGGCGTCACCAGGTCTCCTTCCCTGACACAGAGGCAGGCCAGCAGCCGTCCACGCCGGAACGTGAACCTGGCGACCGGAGCCGGCCGGTAACAGGTCCGCAGCTGGTGAGCTCGTGCCGAGCCCGCCACCGGCACGGCCTCCTGGACAGTAGGACAGGCGTGGAGCGATCGGCATCCCCTGGTCTGATATGGCGCCGGACGTCGGCGATGCCATCAACACGAGGGATGCCTCGGCGCACTGCCCCGCCCTAACGTACGGACCAGACCATCAGCCCAACGAGCCAGCCGTGTCCAGTCGGCCGACCAGTCGGGAAGGTTGACTCGCTCGCCTCGTACCTCAGGAGAAGCCGCAGCACCCGGGACCTGACCGGACGGGTGACAGCTCACCGTCAGCTACCGGTCGCGGGTCGGCGCACCCCGGCGAGTAGGCACGACATCAGGGGGTTCACGTGATCGAAAGCTCGACCGCCCAGGCTGCGGCCATCGACACGACGTGGTACGAGCCCCTCACCGCCTCGGCCGAGAACGGTGCGATGTCCATGTCGGACTTCCACTCCTGGTTCAACGCGCGAACCCGTGCGAACAGTTTCCAGGTCGAACAGATTCCGTTCGCGGAACTGCGCGGGTGGGACTTCGACCCGGAGACGGGCAACCTCGTCCACGAGACCGGGCGATTCTTCTCCATCGAGGGCCTGCGGGTCCGGACCAACCGGCCATGGATGAGCGAGTGGGGCCAGCCGATCATCGTGCAGCCGGAGATCGGGGTGCTCGGAATCCTCGTCAAGCGGTTCGACGGCGTGCCCCACTGCCTGATGCAGGCCAAGATGGAGCCGGGCAACATCAACGGTCTCCAGATCTCTCCAACCGTGCAGGCCACCCGCAGCAACTACATGAGGGTGCACGGTGGCGCGGACACCAAGTACCTGGACTACTTCCGGCCGGGCTCCCGCGGCCGGGTGCTGTTCGACGGTCTGCAGTCCGAGCAGGGGTCGTGGTTCCTGCACAAACGCAACCGCAACCTCGTCGTCGAGACCGACGACGACGTACCACTCGACGAGGACTTCTGCTGGCTCACGCTCGACCAGATCCGCCGCCTGCTGTTGCTGGACCACATGATGAACATGGATTCGAGGACGGTGCTGTCCTGCATCCCGCCGTCGCTGTCAGAGCCGAGCAAGCAGGACGCCGGCGACGATTCGTTCACCCACGCGGTCCTGCGTTCGTCGGCCGGTCGAAGCAGGGCCGTGCACGACACCGGGGAGATCCTCAGCTGGCTCACCGAGGTGCGCGCCCAGCAGGAACTGGTGCAGCGCCGGGTGTCGCTCAAGCACCTCACCGAGGACGGCTGGCGGGTCGGCCCCGACTCCATCAACCACCGGGACGGAAAGTACTTCGACATCATCGCGGTGGCCGTACAGGCGAGCAACCGTGAGGTCACCGCGTGGACGCAGCCACTGTTGGCCCCCAGGCAACCCGGTCTGCTCGCCCTGCTGGTCAAGCGGATCGGCGGCACGTTGCACGCCCTTGTCCAGGCTCGTAGCGACGCGGGCATGCTCAACATCGCCGAGTTGACCGCCACCGTGCACTGCCAGCCGGGCAACTACGCCGACGTGCCGATGGAGCACCGCCCCACCTACCTCGACCATGCGTTGGCTGCACCCGCGCACCGCGTACGCCTGGACGTCCTGCACTCCGAGGAGGGCGGCCGGTTCCACCACGCGCAGAACCGATACCTGGTGATCGAGGTCGAGGACGACTTCACCGAGTCCGACGACGACCGGTACCGGTGGGCCACACTGCACCAACTCACGTCGCTGCTGCCACACAGCAACTACCTGACGGTGGAGCTGCGCAGTCTCATGGCCAGCATGCGAAGCCTGACCCAACGTCTGTGACGGAGAAGCGGGAGGCCGGGCCGCGCGGCTCCACCTCCCGCATCCACCAGGCGAGTAGCGGCCCCGATCCCTGTTCCGGGTCAGCGGCCGCGCGGCAGCGCGCCGGCTGACGCGGGCGCGCCCAGCTGGCACCGCAGGTCGTCGACCAGGTCCCTGGCCTCGTCCGGGCTGCTCGCCGCGCCGAAGACATGGTAGTCGGGACGGATGAGCAGGCAGGTCACCCCGAACTGCGCCAGGTATGGACGGTAGACGTCATCCACGTCGACCACACCGTGCTTCGACGCGTCTCCGGGCGGCAGCAGCCGCACGACGTGCGCGTCGATCTCGGCGAGGATGGACAACCGGTCCTCGTCGAGGATGCGGTGCGGATCCTCGGTGGTCAGCAGGACGAAGCCCCGGCCGACGACGTCGTCGAACAGCCCGGTGTCGGAACCCCGCATCACGCGTCCCTGCGGTACGACCGCACCCGCCGGTGGCCTGGCCGGGTCCGTCGCGGTCCGCCGGTGCAGCAGCCCACCCGAGAGCGGCTTCGCCGGATCCGGCTGAGCCGGTGGCCTTCCGCGGCGGTTGGCCAGCACGGTCACGTCCCGTTCGGCGGCCGCCGCTGGGTCCGTCACACAGATCACCCGACCCAACTGGACCGACGCCAGGATCGCCTCCTTGGCCTGCGCGCGGCGTTCCTCGACGTAGGAGTCAAGGAGGGAGTCCGTCGCCAGTCCGCGCAGGGTGAGGTCGAGCTTCCACGCCAGGTTGACGACGTCCCGAATGCCGGAGCACATGCCCTGACCGGCGAAGGGCGGCATGAGATGGGCGGCGTCACCGGCCAGCAGCACGTGACCGATCCGCCACTGGTCGGCCCACCTGGCCTGAAAGATGTACGTGGTGCTGCGCAGCAGGGTGGCGTCGTCCGGGGTGACGCCGAAGGGCGCCAGCAGACGCCACGCCGTCTCGTCCCTGTTCAGTGCGGCAGTGCTCTCGCCGGGCAGTCGCATGAACTCCCAGCGTCGCCGCCCGGGCCCGCTGCCCACCTGGGTGGTGGGCCTCGCCGGGTCGCAGATCTGCACGTTGGTGGGAACGAACTCACGCGGCTCGTGAAGCTCGACGTCGCAGAGCAGCCACTCGTAGGAGAATCCGAGATCGGTGACGGGGACTTCGAGGTGGTTCCGGACGAAGCTGTTGGCGCCGTCGCATCCCACGACCCACCGGGCAGAGAGGGTCCGCGTCGCGCCGTCCTCGTCGGTGGCGAGCACGTCCACCAGCTCATCGCTGTCGTTGATGCCCGTCACCTCGTGTCCCCGTAGCACCCGCAGACTGGGAAGCGTGGCCGCCCGGGCCGCGAGGAGTTCCTCAAGGGCCGGCTGGTGCATGGTGTTCGCGTCCGGCCAGCCGTACGGGCCGGTGGTTCTGAACTCGATGTCAAGCAGCGTCTCGCCGGCTGCGGTGCGCCACTGGTAGCCGCTGGCCGGATCCGTGATCCGGCCGAGTTCCGGGCCTATCCCGGTGGTGGCCAGCAGGCGCGCGGTTTCGCCGTCGAAACTGGTGGCCCGGGGGAGCCGATACGGCCGGGGACGGCGTTCGAGCACGGTGACCCGCCAGCCCTGTTGGGCGAGCAGCACCGACAGGGTGGCACCGATCGGCCCGTTACCCACGATGACGATGTCCGCGTCCGTCAAGGAAACCTCACAGGTTCGCGCTGCTTGGAGGACTGGGATAGGGACTGTCCAGCAGTTCGCGTGCCACGATCGCGATCACGGCCTCGCTCTGGTCGACGAGGAAGAAGTGCCCCCCTGGGAGCACCTTGAGCGTCATCGGCCCGGTGGTGTGCTCGGCCCACGCGCGGGCTTCGTCCAGGGACACGCGGGGGTCGCTGTCGCCGGTGAGGACCGTGACCGGGCAGTCCAGTGCGCGGTCGGGGTCGTGGCGGTACGTCTCGATGGCGTGGTAGTCGCTGCGGACGGCCGGCAGGATCATCTGCAGCAGCTCCGGGTCGGCCAGCATGGCCGGTTGGGTGCCGTTCAGGGTGCGGAGTTCGGCCACGATCCGCGCATCCGTGAGGTCGCGCACCCGTTCGTCGCGGTAACGGCAGGGGGCCCGTCGACCGGAGGCGAAGAGGTGCGCCGGCGCGGGCATGCCGGCGTCCCGCATCCGCAACGCCACCTCGTAGGCGAGGACCGCGCCCATGCTGTGTCCGAACAGTGCCAGGGGACGATCGTGCAGGTGACGCAGCGCGTCGAAGATCTGGTCCGCCAGGTCGGGGATGTTGTCGACGGGCGGCTCCTGACGCCGCTCCTGACGGCCCGGGTACTGGGTGGACAGGACCTCCACCGTGGGAGCGAGGGCCTTGGACACCGGGTGGAAGAAGCTCGCCGAGCCACCGGCATGGGGCAGGCACACCAGCCGGGCCACACAGTCTGGCGCCGGGTGGAACCGACGCAGCCACTTCTCGACGTGCTCCGCAGATTGCGGCACAACCAGATTCCTTTCACGGAACTGTCCGTGGCGGTGTGATTCTCACGACACGACGACGATGGTCCTCGATGAGCGGAAGTTTCTTCAGCCACCCGCTGGCCCGGCTTCCCGTCGAGGACCAGTGCGATTCCGCTCACTTGTCCTCGCGCAGCCCCGGACGGCAGGGGTCGGCCGAAGTCCCGGGCATCGGGTCCGTCGACCTGTTACCGAGGGTCACGGCATGTGCTTCTTTCCTCCATGTCAAGCAGCCGGCGAACTGCTGGCCAAGGCGGGCGTGCGGCGGCCCTCTTCGCCCACGATAGAGACGCAGTGACCTGCCAGCACCCCTCAACCTGGTAGGGCCGTGACCCGCACGCCCCGGTCCGGGCTTTGGGGCCGGCAGCGGCGGTTGGCGACGCGGTCGGAACAGTCAGAACGAGGGATACGCTGCCGGTGCATGCGTCCTCGCGCCGCGGTGCGTCAGCCCCCGAGGGTTCGACCTGCCTGAAGATCCTCGGGCCGGGGCCCTGCGCCTACACGAACGCAGCGGAAACGCCAACACCCGCCGTTTGCCATAGATCGAGTCCTATATCACATCAGGTTCCTCCGCTGTCCATCTGCATGATTTCAGCAACGCGCGGAGCCGTGACCAGCGGAGATGCCCACAAGGAAGGTTCTTGCAATCTGCACTGGACGGGAGGCCGCGCCGGTAGTAGTGTCAGTGACGAGATGACTACTCAGAGCAATGGTCGAGAAGGCATCTATCCGGGGACACAATAGGGGGACTCTTGTCGACCTCATTAACGCCGACACTTGCCGTCATGAAGATTCCCTGGGACCGAAAACGCAACACATTGCAGAGGTCTTTTCCGCAGCAACCTTTTGTCGGGAACACGGACGATCGACTGTCGAGTTCCTGTAAGACCGCCAGCCTTTTTCGCCGCTCCGCACTGGCGTGGTACAGCGGACGACTCGACGCGGGACTGCGATATGCCGCGGCGGCAGCCGCACGTGGATGCGAGGAGGGTCACGAGTTCTGTGAGCTGACTCCTTTCTGGCACATAGCGCTACTGACCAAGGCCAGAGACTTCGGGACCGCCCTGCAAGCGATCGACCTCCTCGGAAATCGCAGGGACAGGTCGGAGTCACAACTGATGACTGCCACATCGTTGATCATCCGAGGCGAGTTGCTGTTCGTCATGGGCTGCGTCGACGAGGGCCTGGCAGAGGTGGACGCCGGTTTGCGGCTTGCGGAGGGCCACGACGCCCGGTCACTGCTACCCACCGGTTACGTGGTGATGGCAACGGCCGCACTCCGCCGAGCGGACATGAGAACCTGCCTGCACTATGTGGACAAGCTGACTGGTGAGGCGCTGCTGGGCTACTTCGGTCAGGCTGCGGGGGCCTGGGTGACCGCTCAGGCCGCCGAGGCTCGGGGTGGGGTGGACCGCGCAGCGGATCTCGTCGCTGGCATCGTCGCCAACGACGTCGTCCTGCACCAGCTTCTCGTGTCCGAGCCGGCGGCAGCCTCGTGGCTGGTTCGCGCAGCTCGGGCGTTGGGCGCCGATGACGTGGCGGAAACGGCGGTGAGGGCCGCCTGTGCCACGTCGGAGGAACAGCCGGAGTTCAGCGTCCTTCGGGGGGCGGCGTTGCATGCCGCCGGGCTGCTGGAGGAGGACGCCGGCAAATTGCACGAGGCGGCGAACACCTATCTCGACCGGTGGTGCGGGGCGTCCGTACGGGAGGACCTGGCCGGGTTGTTGTCCAAGCGACGGTCTGAACGTAACAACGTGATCAGTACCCTCGAATCGGCTCTTTCGACCTACACCGCGGTCGGTGCCGCGCGTGATGCCTCTCGGGTAGCGAACAAGCTGCGCAACTACGGCGTGCGCCGGGGCGTGAGCCGGACCGTGGAACGTGAGGGCCACCTGCCGCACGGCCTCACCAACACAGAGTTCGCGGTCGCGGAACTGGTGAGTCAGGGATACACCAACAACGAGGTCGGCCGGCAGTTGTTCATCTCTCGGCACACGGTCGCGTTCCACCTCAAGAAGGTTTATCAGAAGATGAACCTCACGTCGCGTGTCGAATTGGCGGCCAAATGGAAAGCGATGCAGTGGCGGCACGAGCCCTAGGATTGAGGAACGATCGTGGAGGGACATTGATGAAGAAGCCGACGCCTGATGAAATTGGCCGCGGCTATGACACACTCGCGGATCTGCTCGACCAGCTCTGGGGTGAAAATCTGCACCACGGCTACTGGGATGACGCGTCCGACGACGTGTCGGTGGAGGACGCCGCCAACCGGCTGACCGACAAACTTGCCGAACTGCTGACCATCGAACCGGGCGATCGTCTGCTCGATCTCGGTTGCGGCATCGGTGAGCCGGCAATCAGGCTGGCCAAAACGCACAGGATCGTAGTCGTCGGAGTCTCGATCAGTAAACGACAGGTGGAGCGGGCAAATGGCCGCGCCGTATCCGCCGGGTTGGCCGACCGACTTTCCTTCCAGTACGGCGACGCGATGGACCTGCCATTCCCGGATGAGTCGTTCGACATCGTCTGGGCGCTGGAGTCCCTACACCACATGCCGGATCGGGCCCACGTTATCCGGCAGGCCGCCCGGGTGCTGCGGCCCGGCGGACGGTTGGCCATCGGTGATTTCATGCTCCTGCCGAGTGCCGACGGTTACGCAGCCGGTGCCGCCCGGGTCAACGAGGCCAGCAAGGGTGTCCTGTCGGTCGTTGGAATTGACGACTACGTGGCGATGATCCACGAGGCCGGACTCGTGACCGATGCCACAGAGGACGTCAGCAAACACACCCGGCTGTCCTGGATCAAGGCGGCAGAGCGGTTCGCCGCCCTGCGGGAACAGGCCGTGCCACACATCGGGGCGGAGCAGTTCGACCTCACGCTCGCCAGGTTCCGTGCATTCAGCGAGGAGCCAGCGTTGGGGTACCTGCTCCTGACTGCCCGCAAGCCCGCCTGATCATCGCCGATCCGCTGGCGGTGGCCCGAAAAAGATCACGGCCAGTCGATGGCCGAACTGGAACCACACCAGGTAAGCCAGCACCATCCGGTGCAGCGGGAAGCACAGCACTTTCTCCAGTATCGATAACTCCCAGGTGGGACCATGCAGACGACAGAAGAGACGTTACGAGGCCTTTTCGCCAGGATGGTCGGAGACGAGAAGCACATGTGGGCGGCAGCGTCGACGCTGAACGCCATCTGGGTGCTCTACGACCGCGTGCTCAACATCTCGCCGGACA
Protein-coding regions in this window:
- a CDS encoding aspartate aminotransferase family protein; translation: MSTKNAAGASQLLAARLQIPPIAYTHAYGSWIFSSDGQRYLDGSSGIINVNIGHAHPQVVEALRDQAGICTYASAGSLVASHMEQLAAATARAVHRPHDRVMFTPTGTHANEAAIALARLAQRSRGETSRHKVLTASLGYHGNSAFVLALSGHRSRRPHEDDSFGISPAFDPPYPGQHVGCPFPACRVECAQAVREAIVAAGPQSVAAVLMEPVNGTTGGGYVPPAGYLRAVREICDEYGVLVIHDEVLTGLGRTGLPLGSHHTPDAEAHIVTLSKGLGAGFIPLAATMISPDLADAILSSGRWLPLMGTMSATPLQARVGLAVLSVLDEIGALDRDQVRGAVVGQILAEATRDVPVVTDVRGLGYFYGIELAPGTVGDALKITRSNGLLLYPFVGYGRDGSGEGLLVAPPLNATDADLDFLGQALSTSLVQLRERVSSPVG
- a CDS encoding Gfo/Idh/MocA family protein produces the protein MTPVHIGIMGCASVARRKVLPAMAALPGIEIAAIASRDPDKAAEAARAHGCRAVKGYEALLDLDEVEAVYVPLPNALHAAWIDHALSAGKHVLAEKPMTTSASRTGGLIAKARARRLVLMENVMFPHHRQHAVVRGQLEDGAIGDLRAFHASFGVPRRPADDVRYSAELGGGALMDAGVYPVRAAMSFLGSDLTVLSAVLTHRHGQHVDSAGHALLHSSGGVGAQLTFGLDHSYRSSYELWGSAGRIVVEHAFTPPADHVPVIRLERSSGVQEIRLTPDDQVANSVSAFATAVRSGRFPDSGGTLQQAALIEDIGARARRCVDHTPGLADTIQTKELS
- a CDS encoding NDP-hexose 2,3-dehydratase family protein, whose protein sequence is MDTTWYEPLTASAENGAMSMSDFHSWFNARTRANSFQVEQIPFAELRGWDFDPETGNLVHETGRFFSIEGLRVRTNRPWMSEWGQPIIVQPEIGVLGILVKRFDGVPHCLMQAKMEPGNINGLQISPTVQATRSNYMRVHGGADTKYLDYFRPGSRGRVLFDGLQSEQGSWFLHKRNRNLVVETDDDVPLDEDFCWLTLDQIRRLLLLDHMMNMDSRTVLSCIPPSLSEPSKQDAGDDSFTHAVLRSSAGRSRAVHDTGEILSWLTEVRAQQELVQRRVSLKHLTEDGWRVGPDSINHRDGKYFDIIAVAVQASNREVTAWTQPLLAPRQPGLLALLVKRIGGTLHALVQARSDAGMLNIAELTATVHCQPGNYADVPMEHRPTYLDHALAAPAHRVRLDVLHSEEGGRFHHAQNRYLVIEVEDDFTESDDDRYRWATLHQLTSLLPHSNYLTVELRSLMASMRSLTQRL
- a CDS encoding bifunctional 3-(3-hydroxy-phenyl)propionate/3-hydroxycinnamic acid hydroxylase, which codes for MTDADIVIVGNGPIGATLSVLLAQQGWRVTVLERRPRPYRLPRATSFDGETARLLATTGIGPELGRITDPASGYQWRTAAGETLLDIEFRTTGPYGWPDANTMHQPALEELLAARAATLPSLRVLRGHEVTGINDSDELVDVLATDEDGATRTLSARWVVGCDGANSFVRNHLEVPVTDLGFSYEWLLCDVELHEPREFVPTNVQICDPARPTTQVGSGPGRRRWEFMRLPGESTAALNRDETAWRLLAPFGVTPDDATLLRSTTYIFQARWADQWRIGHVLLAGDAAHLMPPFAGQGMCSGIRDVVNLAWKLDLTLRGLATDSLLDSYVEERRAQAKEAILASVQLGRVICVTDPAAAAERDVTVLANRRGRPPAQPDPAKPLSGGLLHRRTATDPARPPAGAVVPQGRVMRGSDTGLFDDVVGRGFVLLTTEDPHRILDEDRLSILAEIDAHVVRLLPPGDASKHGVVDVDDVYRPYLAQFGVTCLLIRPDYHVFGAASSPDEARDLVDDLRCQLGAPASAGALPRGR
- a CDS encoding thioesterase II family protein, translating into MPQSAEHVEKWLRRFHPAPDCVARLVCLPHAGGSASFFHPVSKALAPTVEVLSTQYPGRQERRQEPPVDNIPDLADQIFDALRHLHDRPLALFGHSMGAVLAYEVALRMRDAGMPAPAHLFASGRRAPCRYRDERVRDLTDARIVAELRTLNGTQPAMLADPELLQMILPAVRSDYHAIETYRHDPDRALDCPVTVLTGDSDPRVSLDEARAWAEHTTGPMTLKVLPGGHFFLVDQSEAVIAIVARELLDSPYPSPPSSANL
- a CDS encoding helix-turn-helix transcriptional regulator is translated as MKIPWDRKRNTLQRSFPQQPFVGNTDDRLSSSCKTASLFRRSALAWYSGRLDAGLRYAAAAAARGCEEGHEFCELTPFWHIALLTKARDFGTALQAIDLLGNRRDRSESQLMTATSLIIRGELLFVMGCVDEGLAEVDAGLRLAEGHDARSLLPTGYVVMATAALRRADMRTCLHYVDKLTGEALLGYFGQAAGAWVTAQAAEARGGVDRAADLVAGIVANDVVLHQLLVSEPAAASWLVRAARALGADDVAETAVRAACATSEEQPEFSVLRGAALHAAGLLEEDAGKLHEAANTYLDRWCGASVREDLAGLLSKRRSERNNVISTLESALSTYTAVGAARDASRVANKLRNYGVRRGVSRTVEREGHLPHGLTNTEFAVAELVSQGYTNNEVGRQLFISRHTVAFHLKKVYQKMNLTSRVELAAKWKAMQWRHEP
- a CDS encoding methyltransferase domain-containing protein, translated to MKKPTPDEIGRGYDTLADLLDQLWGENLHHGYWDDASDDVSVEDAANRLTDKLAELLTIEPGDRLLDLGCGIGEPAIRLAKTHRIVVVGVSISKRQVERANGRAVSAGLADRLSFQYGDAMDLPFPDESFDIVWALESLHHMPDRAHVIRQAARVLRPGGRLAIGDFMLLPSADGYAAGAARVNEASKGVLSVVGIDDYVAMIHEAGLVTDATEDVSKHTRLSWIKAAERFAALREQAVPHIGAEQFDLTLARFRAFSEEPALGYLLLTARKPA